The following are from one region of the Rhipicephalus microplus isolate Deutch F79 chromosome 1, USDA_Rmic, whole genome shotgun sequence genome:
- the LOC119188158 gene encoding eukaryotic translation initiation factor eIF1, translating to MSAGIQNLKTFDPFADAIRGDEQGVQDGLIHVRIQQRNGRKTLTTVQGISDDYDKKKIVRACKKEFACNGTVVEHPEYGEVMQLQGDQRNNICQFLTRIGIAKPEQLKVHGF from the exons ATGTCTGCCGGCATTCAGAACCTCAAAACTTTTG ACCCCTTTGCTGATGCCATCAGGGGTGATGAGCAAGGTGTCCAGGACGGTCTAATCCACGTTCGTATTCAGCAGCGCAACGGTCGAAAGACCCTCACGACAGTGCAGGGCATCTCAGACGACTATGACAAGAAGAAAATCGTAAGGGCCTGCAAAAAG GAGTTTGCCTGCAATGGCACAGTGGTGGAGCACCCCGAGTATGGCGAAGTCATGCAGCTGCAGGGTGACCAGCGCAATAACATCTGCCAGTTCCTGACACGCATCGGCATTGCCAAGCCCGAGCAGCTCAAGGTGCACGGCTTCTGA